TTAAATCAGATAAAGATGaaggctgcacaattaattacataacaacaacaaaacagcattcagaataaatattgtattgatgatttgaacatttgtttgaattaaatgataaaaatgacgCAAAAATGTCgttaaatattgtaaattgtCACGCTAGTCAAAATAATTCTATATCATAGATTGTTCCCAGGATTGAATTTAGAATTTGATCAAACAATAAAAATCCACATATTTGTGGCAGGGACCGAAAGGAATCAGCCAATTAGATGTGGTCATTAATGCGAGGCAaatttttacaataaaaccaGTAAGCTGCTTATCAACCTGAGTCAGTTTTAACACATGAACACCACAGGCTGCATTTAAGATGGAAATGTACGATTATTGATCTTCTTTTTAGTGTCCTATATTTGAAACCCATCATCAAAGATTAACCTTTAACTTATAAAACCAGTGTGAATTCTTTAAAAGACATGTCCCgtgttgaaatgtattaaataaaatgaatagtATTATATAACATTCAGTTTAAGTTTCactcataaaacacatttggaacTGGCCAGTAAAGAGGGAAAGGAGGTCATCTAGGTATAGGGCAATGTAGAGATCTATTTTCCTAGTCAGTCTAAACACCTTATATGTTAAGGCATATTAAACTCTAGATAGActtcactttatatttttatatctaacttttaaaataagcaaaacacTGTTCATTTCAGGAGGCAGGTAAGTGCCCAGGAGCAAGGCACTGACCTACTCTTAGGGTCCTATCGTCAGTTGACCACATTTCTCTCGACATAATGCTTACTGTAGCGTTTGAGAGTAAACAACAAGTATGAGTGCTGGAAATTGTTTTGCAATAGACGGAAACAAAAAATCCGCCTACACAGGATAGTTTACATGGCCCTTATCTTTGTCCAAGTGTGCTTATCGGAGAGTCTGCttgtctctctgtttgtgtgagtaATGTTCATGTCTTGCTTTCAAAGTAAGATAATTGCTGTCGGCAAGActgataaacatgttttatcgAAACAAATTAAAGAAGATTGCAGGAACAGTAGCCAAGGACCTAAGATTGTAACTTCTGCACAACTCGCAAAATGAGTACCAGCTCACGATCAAGGCACTTAAATACAAATCCGTCCTGAAACACTTTAGCTCTGTTAAGGAGCAGCGATTGGCAATATGCCTTACATTGCAGAGTCTCTACTTCGAAGGCAGCTACAGTATATTAAGGAAGTTAATCTTGCATCAATCTACTATTGAATTCCTTGATTTATGAGTGAATGTAGCCACCACAATCAATGAACAGGAGCTCCTACTAACCATATTGTGTGTCTGCAGAATCCATTGTTGTGTCCCctttgtgacctttttttggctgTGTTAAAGAATGACTTTGCTATGGTGCTGCTGCTCCCCCACCtaaaacacactgctgctcaaTACAGGAAAATGTTCTGGCATCAGCAAAATGCATTTTGGGAAGTGAGGGGGGAAAATGTAGAAGATGAGCCAAGACGTGTGTGTTGTTGGATTATAATTGGATTTATAATACACAACACAAGAAAGGTATCTGATGGTGAAATCTCCTTTCAGTAGGTGAGCCTGAGACAAGGAACAAATCCCAATTTAAGTGCAGAATGTGTCAGAAGTGACCCAAATTCAAAGGATAACAGTTGTCATCACAAAATGAGGATACCTGCAGATGCTGTCCTGTGACATTTTAGTAACTATTACATTAAATGGTGTCCTTAATTTACAATAGACAGCCTATTCATTCAAACCATATAGGGTGAGACTGTTCAATGCCATCCCCAGGAAAAATATCACACGTGAAGAGTATGACAGGGAATATTTTATGTGTTAGTTGTTGCTGCAGCTTCACCAGCTGTTGGCTGACCCAGCACTGCCTGGTTTCTGGGACAGGCTCAAACTCAGCACTGTGACACCCTGCAGCACTAAACAATTCCCTTTTTCCTCACACTCCCTCCCTCATACGAACCTGGGAGCTGACGTAGAGTTTCAGACACTCATCGCACACGGCCTTCCTGCAGCAGGGCAGGGGTGCGATGGTTTCATCTTCCAGGCACACCCGGCAACTCTGCATTGCAGTCTCTGCACTGTCCTGCTCCATGGACAGCCGGTGAGACATGTCCCCGAAAGGGTCCACCAGGTCCTCCAATGTGTACAAGACCGGTTCGGGAGTCGAACCCGCGTCCTGTACTGCCTCAAAGTCCATTTCTGTTGCGTCAGTGGTGACATCGTCTGTGATTTCAGAGTCTTTTCGTTGGCTGTCGCTAGCAATACAGTAAACAGTGCAGTAGATGTGTTCTTTAGGGTAAAAAGGCTCGTCTAGAGTGACCGTGTTGCCGTCACTGTCATATGTATAATGACGCTCACCTGTAACGCTCACAAATTCAACTCCGTGAACAGAAGAAGTGGTCAACTCGCGCAGGGTGGGCTCGTTTTTAGTCCCCACTTCGCCCGTTTCTCGCTCCGACTTTTTACATTCGCCACGTTCCGTTCCATTACCGATGGAAACGTCGTTATTAACGGTTCCCTCGGTGTGTTCATGTTCAGCACCACGCGGCATTCGACTGCTCGTATTTAGACACAGAGAGGTAGACTTTGACACCCCGAAATTCCTCCTCAAAATCTCGACAGCGCtcgccctcctcctctctcctccgcCACCGttgcagttgttgttgttattgccCCTCGCATCACTTTCCTCCCCGCTGCTCCTCTCCCCGGGGTCCCGCTCACCTCCGTCCAGAGATAACCGCGAGGTGGACCTGGTGACACGGCGGCTCAAATCTCTGCCCGACCGCTCAACTTTGCTGTCCGTGAAGGAAGTTTCTGTCGGCAGGTAGCAGGACAGCTTCACACTCCCTTCCTCTAAACTGCTGATAAATCTCGGCATTTTACAAGCGTCGTTTATCGGTCCGTCATCTTCCATCCCCGATATGGCTCTCCCCATTTATCAGCGCCTCTCTCCCGGCCTGTCCACCTCTTACCCAACTCCTactaccaaaacaaaacaaagcagtctGCTCGCTGCTTCCGGGTCTTGGCGTCAGCGTGCAGGAGAGCAGCGATAGGCCGATGGGAAGCCTAGCGGTGGGGTGCAGATGGGCAGATTGACAAATATCAGAGCAACGAAAAGAACAATAGGGGCCAAAGTTAAACATTATATCAGTCCCTAGAAATACAGGCCCCCACATCCTCCAGCTATACCGGGGAGAGTTTAAGAAAAAACTGTGGATCACCTTTTCTGaactgtctgtgttttgtttaaagtcCTATTTGATCTTGAATATAATTTTATCAAACAATATTTGTGCATTTAACGAAACATGCTCTTTAATTCCATTTTTATTCAGCATCCATGTTATAACTATTCACTCATCTATCTAAATGTGGTATaggcatacatttttttaaataaaccaattttttattatttctgttttgcCATATTTATTGATGCTTTATATAACATGGGTGcaactgtaaaataatataaactaGCAGACTACATACCGTTTTTAAAAGGTTGCTTTCGTCTTACTTGTcattgcatcacacacactctcatcttttttaaatccccCATAACTTGAATTTGTTTCATTCCGACAGGGTGACACTTGAACACATGGAAATGAAGGTTATTTGGACCGAGACATTTTTAGTTCAACGCTGTTGGCacaactttcaaataaatctaAGTGGGACGCCTGTAAAATGGGTTGTTAGCTCCGTTACAATTCCTCATCAGTGCCATGTAGGGCACAAGAAGCATGGTAATGCTTTACTTGTCCTGGCTGTACCCAATTGCTTTTAGTGGAAAATgctaattattttaaaaagcctatACAAGTGCAAGTCATAAAGCcagaaaacacttcagacatttTTCTGGAGTGTACTGTTCCACTTTTAACAGGTCAAAAAGTGGGGATGCTCTGCAGCCTACaagaacatatttaaagaatTTTAATTTTGAGCATTTACTCCATCTATAAACGTAACGTATTgcatctattaaaaaaaagggttctTTCTCACTCCAGgccttttttgttgtaattaggtagacatgttttttacaataaaaccaTTTTTCTGTAGGATTTTCAATATAGAATTTACCTTTGAGCACTGAATGAGCATGTAACGCAGTGGCTACACTGGACGCGCAACTGAAGCGCAGTGCATGTTGAGCGTCCAGTGTAGCCACGGCGTATAGAATACCCACTAAATTCCCTTGAATGATTACTGGTATTTTCCTCTGAAAAGGAACTATACTGCTTCCTGGcaatgatttgtgtgtgtgtgtgtgtgtgtgtgtgtgtgtgtgtgtgtgtgtgtgtgtgtgtgtgtgtgtgtgtgtgtgtgtgtgtgtgtgtgtgtgtgtgtgtgtgtgtgtgtgtctagttAAGGAGATACTGATATCAATAGGATATGTGGCGATGTTGCCCTCAGCTGTTTTCGATCCTGTTTCCACAATCCTGTTTAAGTCACTTAATAAAgttgatttcatttttctttattttctttagaaCTGAAATTCCAGAAAACACATCGCTGGATAACAAAAAACTCAAGCCCCAGGACTGTGAAGACGTTGTCATTCACATGCATAATATAGCGAATGCAAAGGATGTGGGGtcacaaaaaaaaggacacaatatAAACGATCCTTTTCCACTGTCTACTTTATTCCCAACTGTCTAGTTTATGTACAGTCAGTCACCTGTGGGAAAACCATCATAAAAAGAGAAGACACCCACATAGATGTTCTAGTCAATGGTGAACATTAACAAGTCAACCCAGAGCCACAGTTTGGAAAATGCCACTTTCACTGGCATGTTGCTGCATTGATGACATACTGACATTGTGATTGTTTTAAAGGTATAATGAATATGTGTTATTGCACTCTCTAAATACTCCTATAGCATGCTTGTTTATGatgtgtaaaacaataaaatatagagCAATACATTTTCAGAGTATTAAACAATTTGCAGGACAAAATGTTTAGTCTATAAGACGACAAGTTGTCTACTAACTATATATAGAAGCTGAGTTAAACTGGGGAGTAAATCAAGGTTCTGTACTGGGTCCTACGGTTTTCTTTTGCACAATATTCCAAACATACTTTGTTGCACCTTTAACAGCTGTATTTCCTTATCAAACAAAGTATGCAAGCACAAGAAGCAATATTTGAAGACCCATAAAACCGACGTTGTTAATTATATTGTGAATTCAGCTACATTTGAATCCAAACATGATGACAGTTGGACACTGACAATCAAATCTGCCACATCCACATACTCCTGAGGAAAAACATTACCTAAGATTTTGAGTGGTTttctcttaaaaaataaaacctaaatatgtgttttcaagctttaactttttattgttggtaataaatatttaagattttagtgaaatatttaacatttgaaagaatTATGGGCTTTGAATTTTTGAACACGCAGATATTTATCCTAATGGTTGGAATGAAGCCGGAGATGCTTCTTTTTGCTTATCAAACATTTATACTATTTCacgtttgttattatttaaacatgtattatacATTTCAGTAATAACAATTAATCATTGCCAGAATGTTTAGGCTTAAAATGGATGGTCATATTTTAAGAAGGATTTTGAACTATTAGCACACAGATTTAGAATTTTGCTACAACTTGAGTCAATGTTTATTAAccacatttaacaaaataatggCTTGCCTCAAGCTTCTTCTGCAAATGTTTAACTCTTTATGTACAGATGTGCAATCTTAcatctgcagagaaacagctcTATTGACTGTTCCAAAGTCTAAATGTAATCAAGCAACTGTGAAGATAAATAACCAACTGTTGAGATTCTGTCTTCATTAttactttaatatatatataatatatatatattactgttgttattgCTGTTCGATTTATGACATTTGATGAGTTCTTCTAGttccttcttttttgtttgtgatgaAGTCGCAGCTTCGCAGGCTCTGGGTTAAGCGTTCTTCAGTTCACCATGACAGAAAAGTACAATGAACTGCAGTACAAGGTCTCAAATGCACACccaagcgcacacacacaagcacacacacaagcatacacacacacacacacacacccacacacacatacacttggGTTACATTATATATCCGAAATCCTCTCTATTTTCTGCCAGATTGGCCTTTAGGTTAATACTGGTTTCACAGTACCAGGTGATATCGTCTCCATTAAAcagaaattaacaaataaatgtactttcagTTCAAATTTGCTAATCACACCACCGACTATCTTTTTCAATTAAGTTTCTAATAACATTCACAGCTTTAGTTCCTGATTTGAATTTTCAACAAAACACTTCATCTGCAGTGAATTCATTTATCAAATAGAAATAAGTAGTGCTGGTTGAcaattcaaatctaaattaaTATTGTAACACTAATTATCCAGTGAAGATAAGGTGAATTTCCTGCCCTGACAGAAAGGTGAATGAAAGAATTACAGACTATAGCTCTACTAATTCCCTTTCCTCCCATTTTCCTCTTACTCTCTCATTTCAAAATACGCTGTACAAttagaagaaataaaacacagtattcCCACTTGTACACAACATCATACATTAGTAGTCAACTAGAAAAAACAGTAAACACGGCCACATGTGATTAAAAAACGTCTAGAAGTTCAAAGTTACATTTCGTCGTTTTACATTGTAGTAGCTATTTTATCTCCTTTACTCGGCAGACATTTCAGACTGTTATTAATAGAAAAACCACAAAGTTCACATTTAGGACTCTTTCAAGAGAGTTGAGGAGCATTCAACAAACCAAACAGTTCCCATCTTAAGTAGCTAGTTAGTCACACGCAGCATGAGATTAAATACGCAACAGTTTGGAAACAcctcatgcaaacacacaaaacgtCGGTTCTGTCCTCCGGAGTGACTCTCGGTGGAGCCTCACGGGGCAGCGACTCGAACGTACCCACAGAGTTTTGTCACAAAACAAAACTACTGAAGATATCTGGCAGAGGGGGGGTGGACTTTGTAGCTTGTAGAGGGGAATAGTCTATCATCATGGCTGTGTTTGTACACAGAAATGTTCCTTAGTTGACGTAGAAGGCCTCAAACATTTGGTCCAATGattgcaaaacaaatgcaacatgataAGTTACGTTTCCAGAAGGAATCAGTTGATTTTTCTGTGcagaataaaagacaaaaccTGCCTGCAGCATTGAAAGCAAATGTGAGTTTTTTGTATATGTTATATCCCCCTGCTGTATCCTAGCTAGTTTTCTTACATGGGAACCCAAGAAACTGAACAGGAGACCCATTATTTTTGTTCCCAGTCTGTGGCTTTCAGAACTATAGCTCCGCGGATGTCCACGTGGTGATATGGTTGGCACTTTCAACATTAAAATTAAAGTGGTGAGGTGAAGAGAGCAAGCTGCTGCGACTCTGGCATCTCTCTGGTACCATTTTTGTCCATGTTAGTCTGCAGGTGAGGGCGAATGTTTGCAGTGTCAGCACAGATTCAACCTCAGTCAtttagtttcttcttctttcaccAATCTCATCCTCTACTGGTTTGCatatccaaaaataaatcaaaacattaaatgaccaactaaataatataattaagaTGCGATGATGGCTGTTTTTCAGCTTTATGTCTCATTTGTTAAGGTACAAAAAATGCCAATCAATGATCAAATTCAGGTCA
The sequence above is drawn from the Eleginops maclovinus isolate JMC-PN-2008 ecotype Puerto Natales chromosome 15, JC_Emac_rtc_rv5, whole genome shotgun sequence genome and encodes:
- the rnf217 gene encoding probable E3 ubiquitin-protein ligase RNF217; this encodes MGRAISGMEDDGPINDACKMPRFISSLEEGSVKLSCYLPTETSFTDSKVERSGRDLSRRVTRSTSRLSLDGGERDPGERSSGEESDARGNNNNNCNGGGGERRRASAVEILRRNFGVSKSTSLCLNTSSRMPRGAEHEHTEGTVNNDVSIGNGTERGECKKSERETGEVGTKNEPTLRELTTSSVHGVEFVSVTGERHYTYDSDGNTVTLDEPFYPKEHIYCTVYCIASDSQRKDSEITDDVTTDATEMDFEAVQDAGSTPEPVLYTLEDLVDPFGDMSHRLSMEQDSAETAMQSCRVCLEDETIAPLPCCRKAVCDECLKLYVSSQVRVAKSYISCPIPECSGYLDEEVVISHLANEDVAKYRYFLELSQLDSSTKPCPQCSEFTSLKNHNHSRSEHKYKILCNNCQFVWCFKCHAPWHNGVKCREYRKGDKLLRNWASVIEHGQRNAQKCPQCKIHIQRTEGCDHMTCTQCNTNFCYRCGERYRHLRFFGDHTSNLSVFGCKYRYLPDRPHLRRLIRGSVCGTKVLIAPVVILLVVVLGALALVIGLVVFPVYYVCKRRKKQRSQGSGRWI